A single genomic interval of Parachlamydia acanthamoebae harbors:
- a CDS encoding cupin domain-containing protein, whose translation MTSKYFFSLDSIKPQINNSGGSLIHVTSNETPGFVNISFASLKLNPRGSTEPIWHTNANKIGYCTEGEVLVQMRTPDQAEEFTVQAGEIFFIPQGYIHRVENISQKNSVIQFALNHTHPETMRISKAIGSLADSVFNSTFNTSSNFVDGLKKTQNNELIKVLSQSSHPQTNGKNEYKFDIKDSNKPILTKGGYLQIGTKSTLPKLEGLGILGFGLNPKGIVEPHWHTNAGELVFIVKGKTRITVLSPDGQLNVMEVNGGQGAFAPASHFHNIENVGSENVEVIAFFSHATPDYIGIGEVIGSYSNEVLGSIFNVSPSYFDAFKKEEEPLVIVPI comes from the coding sequence ATGACTAGCAAATATTTTTTTAGTCTAGATTCGATTAAGCCTCAAATCAATAATTCTGGTGGAAGTCTAATACATGTCACTTCAAATGAAACCCCCGGCTTTGTCAACATTTCGTTTGCCAGCCTAAAGTTAAATCCAAGAGGGTCCACAGAACCTATCTGGCATACAAATGCGAATAAAATCGGCTATTGCACAGAAGGTGAAGTTTTGGTGCAAATGCGCACCCCTGATCAAGCGGAAGAATTTACAGTGCAAGCAGGGGAAATCTTCTTTATTCCTCAAGGATACATACACCGTGTAGAAAACATCAGTCAAAAAAATAGTGTCATTCAATTCGCATTAAATCATACACATCCAGAAACAATGCGTATTTCGAAAGCGATCGGATCTCTTGCAGATAGCGTCTTTAACTCTACATTTAATACCTCGTCTAATTTTGTTGATGGTCTTAAAAAAACACAAAATAATGAACTGATTAAAGTACTTTCTCAGTCATCTCATCCACAAACAAATGGAAAGAATGAGTATAAATTTGACATCAAAGATAGCAATAAACCGATATTAACCAAGGGTGGCTATCTTCAAATTGGAACAAAATCTACTCTGCCCAAACTAGAAGGATTGGGCATTTTGGGATTTGGATTGAATCCAAAAGGAATTGTCGAACCTCACTGGCATACAAATGCGGGTGAGCTTGTTTTTATTGTGAAGGGGAAAACTCGTATTACAGTACTTTCACCTGATGGACAATTAAATGTCATGGAGGTGAATGGCGGACAAGGCGCTTTTGCTCCGGCATCCCATTTTCATAATATCGAAAATGTCGGTTCAGAAAATGTGGAAGTGATTGCCTTCTTTAGCCATGCAACTCCAGACTATATTGGAATTGGTGAAGTGATCGGTTCCTACTCAAACGAAGTTCTAGGATCTATTTTCAATGTGTCCCCAAGCTATTTCGATGCATTCAAAAAAGAAGAAGAACCTCTCGTGATTGTGCCTATCTAA